Genomic window (Flavobacterium oreochromis):
TTCATTTCGGAATATAATAAATAAAGACAAACCTGTATTAATTGATTTTTTTGCTACTTGGTGTGGCCCTTGTCAGATGTTAGCTCCTGTATTAAGAGAAGTAAAAGAACTATTAGGAGATGAAATTAGTATTATAAAAATTGATGTAGATAAAAATCAAAAAATAGCAGCTAGTTATCAAGTTAGAGGAGTACCTACTTTAATGCTTTTTAATAAAGGACAAGCGGTATGGCGTCAATCAGGATTACTTCAAAAAGATGAAATAATAAAAAATATAAAAGAGGAAAGCTTATAAAATTATGTTAAAGAAGCATTTTCTTACTATTTTAGGTAGTATATTTGGTCTTATAGCAAGTTATCTTTATTATTACCATGTAGGTTGTGTATCGCGAACTTGTTTTATTACCTCTAGGCCTTTGAATAGTAGTTTATATGGTGCTATTTTAGGAGGTTTAATAGGTAATGTAATTGAATCAAAAAAATAACTTTTAAAAATTTTATTATGAAAAAATTAATTTCATCAGTAGCAGTAGTAGCATTTGTATTTTCATCTAGTGTATTTGCACAAGAAGTAAAAGAAGAAAAGAAAGACAAAAAGGCAAAAACTGAAAAAACTTGTTCTAAAGATGATAAAAAATCTTGTTCAGAAAAGAAAGCTTGTTGCACAAAAAAAGCTGAGAAAAAAGCATAATTGTCAAGATTTCTTAAATTAAAGAACAATAAATTTTAAAAAGTGTTCGAAAAGTAAAATGATCTTTAGTTTATTTTCTCATTTTTAAATCAAAGAAAAGAAAAAATAAATTATATCATATTTTATCTGCTTTTCGGACATTTTTCGTTATTAAGATTCTGTTTATGAATCCTAAATAAGTTTTAGATAAATACAATTTTTATATATAGAACTAATAGAAAATTTAATTAATTGATAAAAGTTACAGTTAATTTCTTATATTTGTTCGCAATTTAATCGTAAATTGCAATGAACGCACACACAACTAAAATTATCGGTGAAGGGTTAACTTACGATGATGTATTGCTTATCCCTAACTACTCACAAGTACTTCCAAGAGAAGTAAGTATTCAAACAAAATTTACTAGAAATATTACATTGAATGTGCCAATCGTTTCGGCAGCTATGGATACAGTTACTGAAAGTGCAATGGCAATAGCTATGGCTCAAGAAGGAGGAATAGGAGTTTTGCATAAAAATATGTCAATCCAACAACAAGCAGCAGAAGTTCGTAAAGTAAAGAGAGCAGAGAGTGGGATGATTATTGATCCGGTAATATTAAATCTTAAAGCAAATGTAGGAGATGCTAAAAATGCCATGAGAGAATATGGTATAGGAGGTATTCCCGTTGTTGATGAAAATGGTGAACTAAAAGGAATTGTTACAAATAGAGATTTACGTTTCGAGAAAAATAATCATAGAAGTATTACGGAAGTAATGACTTCTACAAATTTGGTTACAGCACCAGAAGGAACAACTTTAGAAAAGGCAGAAGAAATTTTACAAGGCAATAAAATAGAAAAATTACCTGTTGTAAATTCAGAAAATAAATTAATAGGTCTTATTACATTCAGAGATATTACTAAACTTACCCAAAAACCCAATGCAAATAAAGATAAATATGGGCGTTTACGAGTAGCTGCAGCTTTAGGAGTTACAGCAGATGCTGTAGAAAGAGCAGAAGCTTTGGTAAATGCGGGTGTTGATGCTGTTATTATTGATACAGCGCATGGTCATACTAAAGGAGTAGTTGAGGTTTTAAAACAGGTAAAAAATAAATTTCCAGAACTAGACGTAGTGGTTGGAAATATTGCTACACCAGAAGCCGCTTTATATTTAGTGGAAAATGGGGCTGATGCCGTTAAAGTAGGTATTGGACCTGGTTCTATTTGTACGACTCGTGTAGTAGCAGGTGTTGGTTTTCCACAATTTTCAGCAGTTTTAGAAGTAGCAGCAGCATTAAAGAATACTGGGATTCCTGTTATAGCTGATGGAGGAGTACGTTATACAGGAGATATTCCTAAAGCAATAGCAGCAGGTGCTTCTACTGTTATGTTAGGTTCTTTATTAGCTGGAACTAAAGAATCGCCAGGAGAGACCATAATTTTTGAAGGTAGAAAGTTTAAATCTTATCGTGGTATGGGGTCTGTAGAAGCAATGAAGCAAGGCTCTAAAGATCGTTATTTTCAAGATGTTGAAGATGATGTTAAAAAATTAGTACCAGAAGGAATTGTAGGAAGAGTACCTTATAAAGGAGAGTTAAATGAGAGTATGCTTCAATTTATTGGAGGATTGCGTGCAGGAATGGGATATTGTGGAGCTGCTAGTGTAGAAGAATTACAAGAAAAAGGTAGATTTGTTAGAATTACATCAAGTGGAATTAGCGAAAGTCATCCACATAATGTAACGATCACAAAAGAAGCACCTAACTATTCACGTTAATAAAATTTATTTAAAACTGATACAATATATGGGCAAAAAATAGACTGTGTCCAAAATTTTAGATAAATCTAAACTTAATTTTGATAATAATGAGCTTGGTATTTTATCAGGCTCATTCTTTTTAAATTGGAAATGGTCATTGTATATATTGCTTTATTTCCTTTTTAATTGCTTAATACTAATTTTTTATATGAAAAATTAGATTTAAATGTTTTAAAGAAATTTTAAATAATTGTATTTGTAACTTGAGACTTTTAGCTTCTTGAATCAAGGTTTGTAACTTTTTAATATTTAACGTGAATTAGATATAATTATCATAAAATAATTATATAAAAAAGTAAAAGTTAGCAGATTTAAATATTCGATTATTAAGTAAATATTAAAAAATTATTTATGCTTTCGCTAACTAAAATATCAATTATTTTTTGTTCCTAACTGGAAAAATGAAATGATTTCTAATGAAAAAAGCGCATTAGAAAATCGAATTTATCTCTTTCAGAAATAATTACAATTCAAGTTTTTTTACATTTCTGGATATAAAAATTTTAAACATTTTATCTTGAATATGTATGCAGATTTCTAATAAAAGAATTTTTAAATTTAGTGAGTTATAATAAAATGGTTGAACTAAAATCATCTTTATTTATTGCCAATGATGATTTACTTAAAAACAAAAGGTTTGGCAAACTGTACAGGAATTAAATTTGTTGATTTTACCCCATTGAGAGTATGTGATAAAAGAAGAATTGGACAACATAAGTATTTAAAGAAATAGTCCTAAGAGGTTAATGCTCTCTTGATTAGTTCTTGGGTTTCAATCTCCATGTTATAACGAACGATTGTGGAGCAATTATAGACTTTATACTTACTCCAACAAATGCACACGATACAAATCCTCTAAAAATGAAAGGTTTTATTGATAAACTTCACGGAAAACTATTGGGAGACAAAGGATATTTATCTAAAGAACTTTTTTAATCACTTTTTGAAAACAGAATTCATCTTGTGACCAAGTTACAAAAGAATATAAAAACAAATTAGTAACTCGAATTCAAGATGCTTTTCATCTTATAAAAAGAGCA
Coding sequences:
- the trxA gene encoding thioredoxin, translating into MNDSFRNIINKDKPVLIDFFATWCGPCQMLAPVLREVKELLGDEISIIKIDVDKNQKIAASYQVRGVPTLMLFNKGQAVWRQSGLLQKDEIIKNIKEESL
- the guaB gene encoding IMP dehydrogenase, translating into MNAHTTKIIGEGLTYDDVLLIPNYSQVLPREVSIQTKFTRNITLNVPIVSAAMDTVTESAMAIAMAQEGGIGVLHKNMSIQQQAAEVRKVKRAESGMIIDPVILNLKANVGDAKNAMREYGIGGIPVVDENGELKGIVTNRDLRFEKNNHRSITEVMTSTNLVTAPEGTTLEKAEEILQGNKIEKLPVVNSENKLIGLITFRDITKLTQKPNANKDKYGRLRVAAALGVTADAVERAEALVNAGVDAVIIDTAHGHTKGVVEVLKQVKNKFPELDVVVGNIATPEAALYLVENGADAVKVGIGPGSICTTRVVAGVGFPQFSAVLEVAAALKNTGIPVIADGGVRYTGDIPKAIAAGASTVMLGSLLAGTKESPGETIIFEGRKFKSYRGMGSVEAMKQGSKDRYFQDVEDDVKKLVPEGIVGRVPYKGELNESMLQFIGGLRAGMGYCGAASVEELQEKGRFVRITSSGISESHPHNVTITKEAPNYSR